GATTGGATCAATAAGAATCAACCAATGAAATATCTACCAGGagagaaaaatagagagaaagtAGTTTCatatgtttcttcctttttgtGAAACTACTTCTTGTAATTGTTGTTCTCAATTGATTAGTGGATTGTTGCATTGCAaccgtggacgtaggcaatattaGTCAAACCatgttaaaaatttggtgtctcTTGTGTGTGTTTATTTTGGGCTGAGCTTTAAATCCCCTTCAAACTAGTATTAGAGCGTTATTAAGGGTTTTTCGGCAAGTTTTTCTAGCGAAAGAAGGAGTCTGTAGCTCTCGGTCAATTTTTTCGAGTTGCTCAAAACATAAAATTGGTTATACCATCACATAGCTCATGTAGAGATGATCACAATAGTGAAAACGCCATCAAAAATCGACTCCGAACGAAGTCACACGAGCCGCCGTAAGAACACAAATTAGTGCtctattttctttaaatttgCAAAACCTACAAAATTGAATTTGTTGTGAAGAAGAAGAGTGCCACATTAGCGTGGCACCCCCCACTTGCCACATCATCAATGCGGCCTCACTTGCCAAGTCACCATCGAGGCTCACTACAACATCATTAAAAAGGACCTTCTTGCCACGTCAGTACGGACCCCACTTGACATGTCGTTAGCAGGTCCCCTTTGCCACATCATTAGAGGGCCCCACTTCAACCACGTCAACAAACAGTGTTAAAATATTCCGTTAGCTAGGGGAATATTCCATTAAGTTGAACCAGACCGATCGAGATCTGTTTTTGGCCAAACCAAGCTAATTTTTAGCCAATTTTTCAAGGTTGGACTGGTTTTTAGCAAAGTCATACGTTCCGAATGCACTGGTGTTCTTAGATTTGTGAGATTTTGTCTCGAAATTTCTATAAATGTTAGATCTTTGAGAAGATCATGGAGGCTAATGTGAGCAAGATGATTTGCTCTTGAATGACACCAACTACCACAAATGGAAGGGAAAGATGAAAGATCTTATTTCTATAAAGAGATTACATTTACCTATTTTTGCCACTCAAAAACCGGAAGATAAGTTCAATGATGAGTGGGCATTCAAACATGAGCAGGTATGTGGTTTCATTAATTCGGCAATGGGTCGAAGATAATGTTTTAAATCATATTCAAAACAAAAATCATGCTAGGACCTTATGGATCAAGCTGGAAGCCTTGTATGCATCAAGGACTGGGAACAATAAATTGTTCTACTCAATTAAGTGATGCATCTCATGTACAAGGAAGGCAGTTCTATTTCTAATCACTTAAATGAATTGACCAAATGCTTTCAACAATTATCCGATGTCGGTGTCAAATTTGATGACGATATTTGGGCTTGTGGTTTTTGAATACTTTGCCCGACTCATGGGAAAATTTTTGTGTTTCTTTACCAATTCTTCTCTCGGTGGTGCTATGATGTGGGAGTCCGCAAGAAGTGCAGCTTTAAATGAAGAAATGAGGTGGCGAGCTCAAGTTGCCACCACATCACAACCTGAGGTTTTGATCTCAAAAAATAGGGAAAGAAGTAAAAGCAGAGGCCAAGAAAAAAACAATAGAGGCAAGAGTAATCCAAGTCTAGGTACAAGAATCTTGAGTGCCATTATTATGGCAAGAAGGGCTACATAAAAAAGAATTGTTATAAATGGAAAGCTGAGAACAAGACGAAAAGCACCAAGCAGGAAAGAAGAGACAACAATTGGCTGGATCTATTTGTTTAAACACTGACAACGAGACGAGCTTGATTCTTAAAGATGTTCGGCCTGTACAGGAGATTCAATTGTTCTTGATATCGGCTGGGAGGCTTGATGATGATGGGTACTATAGTACTTTTTGTATTGGCCAGTGGAAGCTCTCAAACTGAGCACTTATAGTTGCACGAGGGAGGAAGTCATCTAGCTTGTATGTAATACAATCTTCCATCTTTACCAACTCTGTGAACGCAGTTGATGTTTTTGGTTCTTCAAAGTTGTGGCACAAGCAGCTTAACCACATGTGTGAGAAGGGACTAGGTTGTCTAGTTAAGAAGAATTTGCTTCTAGAACTCAAAGCTACAAAGTTAAGCAAGTATGCTCATTGCCTTGCCGGGAAGCAAAAACGAGTTTTCTTCAAGAGTCATTCTCCTTCCAGGAAACCAGACAAACTTGAATTGGTGCATTCGGATGTATGTGGTCCTATGAAGGTATGAACAATTGGTGGTGCATCATATTTTGTTACTTTCATAGACGATTATTTCGGAAATTGTTGGTATATGCATTAAGATCCAAGGATCAGGTTCTTAACAAGTTTAAAGAGTTTCAAGCCTTTATTGAATGTCAAATAGGGAAGAAACTGGAATGTGTTCACACCGATAATAGTGGCGAGTATTGAAGACCATTCGATGCCAACAAGGAATTAGACATCAAATGACACCACCAAAGACTCCTCAGCTAAATGCTTTAGCAAAGAGGATGAGTATGACATTGATGGAGAGAGTTAGATGTTTGCTTTCTAAAGCTAAGTTGCCGAATTCTTTCTGGGGCGAGGCACTATACACAGTTGCCTATGATATTAACTTATCTAAATAGCTGCATTGAATACAGATGTTCTTGACAAAGTGTGGAATGGAAATGATGTTTCCTATGATCATTTGCGAGTGTTTGTGTGCAAGACTTTTGTACATGTGCccaaagatgaaaggtccaagcTAGACGTCAAGACTAAACAATGCATTTTCATCGACTACGGGCAGGATGAGTTTGGATATAGACTGTATGATCATATTACTAAAAATATTGTTAGAAGTCGTGACATTGTATTTATAGAAGACCAAACCATTGAAGACATTGAAAACGTTGAGAAATCAGAAACTCGTAGTTCTAATATTTTGACTAATGTGAATTCAGTTATTGTTCCATAGTCAACAAGTGTAGAGGGCATCAATGTCCATAATGATGCGCCAGTTGATGTTCAAGATGATTAGGATGAGGGTGATCATGAAACTACTGAGGGCATGGATATCTCGCTAGAGGTTGATGATGTTCAATAAGAGGTTCCTACTGAAGAGCTAGCTTTTCCACTGGGGCAAGGTTTGAGAAACTGTTGACCCTCCATATGGTATTCACTAGAAGAGTATGTGCTCCTCATTAATGAGAGAGAACCTTCATGCTACATAGAGGAAGTTGAGAGTGAATAGAAATCAAAGTGGGTTGAAGCTACGGAGGATGAAATGAAATCCTTATAAGACAACCATACATTTGAGCTGGTGAAATTGCCTAAGGGTAGAAAAGCTTTGAAGAATCGGTGGGTTTATAGGGTAAAGTACGAGAGTGACACTTCACATCCACTATACAAAGCTAGACTTGTTGTCAAAGGTTGGGTCAAAAGAAAAGTGTAGATTTTGAGTAGATTTTCTCTCATGTGGTAAAAATGTCTTTGTTAGTTGTCCCAGCTTAGGAGTATATAGTCCAAAAGGGGGGGGAGGGGGTTCAGATCACTGTGTGTTTGTGCAGAGTTTCTCAGAAGATGACTTTGTCATCTTgctactctatgttgatgacatgcttaTTGTTGGACATAAATCTTCAAGGATTGGTCAGTTAGAAATGGAGTTGAACAAAGCATTTACTATGAAAGATTTGGGTCCTGCGAGACAGATTCTTAGAATTTCTATTATTCGCGACAAAAAGAGTAAGcggttatggttatctcaagaGAGGTACACTGAGAAGGTACTTCATTGATTTCGCATGGATAAAGCTAAAGTGGTTAGTACACCTCTTGCTACTCACTTTAAACTTAGTAAGAAATAATCTTCCTTGAGTGATGCTGACGAGGAGTATATGCAAAATGTTCCTTACATATCAACAATTGGTAGTCttatgtatgccatggtgtgcaCCAAGCCTGACATTGCATACGCATTTAGTACAGTGAGCCGTTTTATGTCCAATTCAGGAAAGAAGCATTGGAATGCCGTACAGTGGATAATAAGATATCTACGTGGTACTTCCaacttaagtttttttttttggcattggCAAGCCCGTGCTCAAAGGCTACATTGACTCAGATATGGCCGGTGATATTGACAAAAGGAAGTCTACTTCAGGTTACATGATTACCTTTGCAAGAAGAGCTGTGTATTGGCAATCTTGGTTGCAGATTTGTGTTGCCTTGTCTACGTTAGAGGCCGAGTTTATTGTTGTGACAGAGGCATGCAAAGAGATGTTGTGGATGAAGAAGTTCATAAGCGAACTTGGTTTAAAGCAAAAGAGGTGTGTTTTGTTTTGCGATAGTTAGAGTGTTGTACACCTTAGCAAGGATTCTACTTTTCACAGACGgtcgaagcacattgatgttcGGTATCATTGGATACATAATGTTCTGGACTCAAAGTTATTAGAGTTTGAGAAGATTCATACTAATGACAGTGGTTTAGACATGATGACAAAAGTAATACCTTACAATAAGTTTAAACTTTGTAGGGAACTAGCCGGAATGAGTTCCTACTAGAAGTCCACTCATTTGAATGACATATTGCATTCTTTTCTAGtgggtatggagggggagaattgtTAGGTATTCCATATCCCACTGCCAATCCAAAGGCACACTAGATTTGACTGTTGCAACCATTGTTGATTTGTAGAAATTTCAAGATTAGGTGGTTTGTATAATTTCAAGATTAGGTGGCtgtataatttcaaaattaggtGGCGGTATTTTGTTGACGGGAGAAGAAAATTGTCTCCTCCCCTTGTCCTATAAATTCTAGATTGTATTTGTTGGAAATGCATTGGTTAGATCAACAAGGATCAACCAATGAGATATCCAtcgagagagaaaaaaagagagaaattagtTTCATTAGTTTCTTCCTTTTTGTGAGAGAAATTACTTCTTGCAATTGTTGTTCTCAATTGATTAGTGGATTGTTGCATTGCAActgtggacgtaggcaatattgactgaaccacgttaaaaGTTTGGTGTCTCTTGTGTGTGTTTATTTTGGGTTGAGCTTTAAATCCCCTTCAATTTGCCTTCAAGCATTACGCCAATAAATTACCAGGGGTGCGTCAATGTGCAAACGACTTTCACTCTCTCGAATTTGGTGCcacaccatagtgtccaaagtggcgcgATGGGGGCTAGAGTCCCcacatcattaaaaaaaaaaaaaaatttcaaatctcTCTTGTGGTTTCAAAATTTGACATACCTTTCCTTAAGTTTGCTAAAAAGATGTAGACCGTCCTTaatatatgctaaaaatacaaATCCAAGAGGGGTATAAGTGTCCCAAATGCTACGATTTTACAGCTTCTTGGGGGTAGAAGCCAAGACCTACCTTCGGCAAAGGGGGTCCTTATGTGTGTAAACTGTCTCAAATATCAAATTTTAgtgaaaatatttaaacaaaaaataataaaaaatgtaaaCTTTTCACATGAAGaagtaaaaagaaaatataaaatgtaataaattaattaaaaaaattttggttttataaattattattattttttttaacaaatttttttgaatcatactagaataaattttatttttaaacattatttaatgtaaaaataaaataaaaaaacgcTAGAAGTAAAATTTTTACGTATTTTCTTTTGATattatttgtttaaataaaattccacaaaaatatcaataaattttaactaaataaaaCCCCATATTACATTTATTTGATATTGATTAACTAATAAAAATTTGTACTATTTTAAATAAATTCAATATTGATCCACTTTCACTATCATttaaattttcttcaaaactgTATGTACAAATTCTGAGAAGGTCTTTCAATTTGggattatattaattattaagtATTGCAGCTGGGAAATCCTCTTCTGGAATTCAATACGGATTTCAATTCGGTGTCCTCGTTTCTGTGGGCTCATGGAGTGATATCAGATTCATCGTTGTCGCTTTTGTCATCGGTTTGCAACTACTCCCGGTACCAGCGAGAGTCCCAAATTCTGAGGCGCGTATCCACCTCCTGCGCCAAGGTGATGGCGCAGGTCACCGCAGAAATTGGCCCATTCATTGATGTCTACGGCATTCATCTCGATCGCTGCAAGTCACGGCGCGATCCCCAACTGGGCGCTCTCCATCACCCAATCCCTCTGCCTCGCCGCCCGGCCATGACCGCTTTTCCTCTTCCTCAATCTAATAATTACCAGGTTTGCCTACTCTGTTCTGCTCTTTCGTAAATTTTTGACTAATGCTATGGTTTACCGGCGAGCGGATGGTATTAGAGATGAGAGGAGGAGCTATAAGCTCATCCCCTGTCTTTGTGGTCTTGTGTTTGGAGCACTGTATTCAAAtgttaaatttagatttgtgtaaATTTTGGTAGGCagtgtaaaattatattaatcaGAGACTTCCGACTTGAATTTTTTAGTGTAAATTTAACATtcaaaattcatgctctcaaatattttttaattttttgctcATGTTGAATCATTAAAACTCGATTTCTATCAAAATGATGTTCAtttgtttttcttaatttctgaTAATAACTAGttaatatttcattatttctcatTATTTTGTTGAATATTTTAAATCGCAGCCAAGACCAGAAGCAGTAGATGTGTGCATATTGAATAAAACAATCATGTATTTAACTAGAAAAGATGTACAAACAGCTCTCCACGCTCGTCTTGTTGGAATCAACAATTGGAATATATGTAGTAGGTACTATTCACTAACTCTACACCGTTGGCCTTGATGGGTCTTTTTTACTTTAGGTTAGATTTAGATATGCTAAATATAATTGGGTAAAATGTGAAATAGCTGTTATATATTGATATATAAAAGGGCAACTCGGCGCATAAAGCTCTCGTGTATCTAGGATTTGGGAAAGGGATTGCATTTTTTCAAAAGGGCATTTCCACGCCTTGAACTCGTGACCTTCAGGTCACACAGCGACAACCTTACCATTACGCCTAAGCTCTCCTTCTAAATAATGACCATGCTATTCAAGTACACTAAAGTTAGTAATATAGAATTAGAAAAACATAGGAATAGAGATGTCATATTAAAAGTTGAGATTGTTATTCATTgtctattttttatctttttagaaTAATACCAGCTTTCCTATGCTTATTTTCTTTTGAATGACAttcattttgtttttcttttcaatttgaTCTACTAATATTTTTCTATGCAGCGATTACTCCATCCCCATTATATTtcatttgcaaacaaaatacaatTACCTTATTTTTGGAGAGACCATACAAAGTtgtattaaaaattttctaaatctACTCACATCCAAATTTAAGGTCTGTAATCCGTACTCCCAAATGCAGCATAATTAGTGTTATTTTCTTTTCCACTTTTTACATCAGCCCTATGTTTAAAGAGCTACTATATTTGGATTTgtataagatgtaatataaactGATACTGAAATTTAATCAAAGtctactcaaattcaaattcaaaatttgaaatattcCCAAATGCAGTGTAAGTATTTTTCAGTATCATTTATCTTGCTTATTTGATAACAGTGTTATGCATTACGACTTGAAAAACTTGGAGATACCTACAATTGGTGCTGTGGGCTCGCTCATTAAGTCGGGCATCCGGGTGTTGATTTTCAGGTAGTCTTGTTATATTTAATTAgttcttctaatttttttatgATATTGAAATAGATAAATTACGCCACAAGGCTTTGAAGTTCCAATAAATTGTATTTCACTACCtaaaatttaattatactagttcgaTCTTTAAGGTTTAAATTTCAGTAATGCTGAGATTCTTGAATAAGAACATAAACTAGCTTGAATATGATTTTGTAAGGATTAAATTGTTAGAATTTAGACTTTTTAATGCTTGGAAGAgtttttagatttggatttgtgtagatttgaaaaagatgtaatacaaaattgtattggatttgatccaaatccacccaaatccaaactTAATACTCGAAATTCATCCTCCTTAGGTTCTTTTTTAGGGAATGACAAAGCTACAAGAAATTTAGTGTAATGTATTCTATTGGATTTTAGATTTTGTTTAATCCATTATCATTTTCTATTAAGAATTTATTTTGATTGCCTAATatataacaaacaaacaaaaaaaaagatattGGGTGATGGGTACTAACTTTATATGACTTctaactcatttcatataattaatatatatgcaGTGGAGATGAAGATTCAGCTATCCCACTTCTTGGGACTCGGATGCTTGTGGAAAAATTGGCAAACGAATTAAAGCTAGAGACAACTGTACTGTATAGAAATTGGTTTGCTAATAATCAGGTCAGCTTGCTGATATATATTTCATCTGCTATAAATTAATTGATCAAGATACAATCTTAAGCAACCCTAACAATTAATTACTGTGCAGATGAAGTAATGACATGCACCCAACTAATCGTTCATTTCTTTTCCTTCCCTTTTAGGTTGCTGGATGGACTCAAGTTTATGCTAATATCCTATCCTTTGCTACTGTCAGAGAAGCCTCTCATGAACCTCCTCATTCGCAGCCAGAAAGATCACTACTgctatttaaaacatttttagaaGGCAAACCACTACCTGATGAAGAGGCCATCGATGATGATAATATACACAcataaatatattatgtgaacATTTACTCGTAAGCTACGGAGTTGTAACGACAATAAAGCTATAGTATAGTTGGCCCAAAAGGCTATTGTCAACTTCTAaaagataaaaagaaaataattttctatCAAAAATCATTTGGTATCTCTATTTTCTTGGTTAGTATCTTGTCCCGCATTGGTTATTTAGGATAACTGGAAGCTCTTTCTATGTGAGAGTACTCTTTAAGGCCTTTAAACTAATGAGCACCACACTCTCCCATGCGCTATAAGTCGAGGCACAACTTGTTCATTCAGAGGAGCCTAGTTTAGAAACTTTTAACTGGGCATGATGCATAAAAGCACATTGTGCAAAAGGAGACCCCTCCCTCCCCCTTATGCAGAGGCCTAGTTCGAGCTTACTTATTTGGTTTTACTTATTAGCTTTTTGACTTTTT
This Malania oleifera isolate guangnan ecotype guangnan chromosome 11, ASM2987363v1, whole genome shotgun sequence DNA region includes the following protein-coding sequences:
- the LOC131167440 gene encoding serine carboxypeptidase-like 45 translates to MTVVAICASLIAKCKTTWFSSKYADRIAYLPGQPPVSFQQYGGYIGVDDRDSRALFYYFVEAETDPSSKPLVLWFIGGPGCSSLGAGAFMEHGPFKPSSESPYYPSLYRNPFSWNTVANMLYVESPAGVGFSYSTDKSFYTSVNDSMTARDNLVFLTRWLHKFPEYWGRPLFLTGESYAGHYVPQLAQLILNCPSWDTKFNLKGIALGNPLLEFNTDFNSVSSFLWAHGVISDSSLSLLSSVCNYSRYQRESQILRRVSTSCAKVMAQVTAEIGPFIDVYGIHLDRCKSRRDPQLGALHHPIPLPRRPAMTAFPLPQSNNYQPRPEAVDVCILNKTIMYLTRKDVQTALHARLVGINNWNICSSVMHYDLKNLEIPTIGAVGSLIKSGIRVLIFSGDEDSAIPLLGTRMLVEKLANELKLETTVLYRNWFANNQVAGWTQVYANILSFATVREASHEPPHSQPERSLLLFKTFLEGKPLPDEEAIDDDNIHT